From a region of the Hemibagrus wyckioides isolate EC202008001 linkage group LG06, SWU_Hwy_1.0, whole genome shotgun sequence genome:
- the wdr3 gene encoding WD repeat-containing protein 3, with protein sequence MGLTKQYLRYAPSAVFGLIGGQKANVVFVRLRGGEQGRYVAVGACEHVFIWDVRKAEKILILEGKKHEVTYLCPSPDGIHIAVGYEDGSVRIFSLLNGESNISFNGHKSAITVMHYDTLGARLVTGSKDTDVIVWDIINECGLYRLKGHKDAITQALLLKDKNLLVTSSKDSFVKWWDLDTQHCFKTMVGHRSEVWGMVLLNQESRLLTGSADSELRAWDIDYLEESKEVGEPQQKKGKCLLGADDDDNEEVPNEEPEDRILSCTKAGSILREARDRVVSLIADPKAKVLACHGLDSTLEIFAVLPEEDIQKKMERKLKKAKKKAKSQDGGADATDIVVECKLTDEIQKLASIKASSKIRSVDCLLSPNGEMKVALLLQNNTIETFSLKTTEKTPTGTKTSRLTLGGHRTDARTLSFSSDNIAILSASGDTVKVWNRATLQVIRTMTCEYALCSLFVPGDRQIIVGTKSGKIQIFDLASGSLLETAEAHEGALWSICLSPDQRGIVTGGADKMVKFWDFELIKDKESGANKRLTVKHTRTLQLDEDVLCVRFSPDQRLLAVSLLDCTVKIFYTDTLKFFLSLYGHKLPVLCLDISHDSALIATGSADRNVKVWGLDFGDCHRSMFAHDDSVMFLQFVPKTHLFFTAGKDRKIKQWDADKFEHIQTLEGHHGEVWCLAISPNGDHVVSSSHDKSLRLWERTREPIILEEEKEMEREAEFEESLAKGDEPVVPGEAKGEAEPAGKKTIETVKAAERMMEALELYREESKKLEQHKAACEAAGKQLPPPTMNPILVAYGSISPSRYVLDVIKKVRSSELEVSLLVLPFPYIPDLLLLLNTYIQQGLEVELVCRCLFFLLRIHFGQITSNQMLLSVIDELRTNTISKVREIRDLLGFNSAGLQFLQREIESKEDVMFFADATDRFEEKKRKRRKRERAILTIT encoded by the exons ATGGGGTTGACGAAGCAGTACCTGCGCTACGCGCCCAGCGCAGTGTTCGGCCTGATCGGCGGTCAGAAGGCGAACGTGGTGTTTGTGCGGCTGAGAGGAGGAGAGCAGGGCCGCTATGTGGCTGTAGGAGCCTGCGAACATGTGTTCATATGGGATGTGCGCAAAGCTGAGAAG aTTCTAATTCTTGAGGGGAAGAAGCATGAGGTAACATATCTCTGCCCTTCTCCTGATGGTATCCACATAGCTGTGGGTTATGAGGATGGCAGTGTGCGTATCTTCAGCCTTTTAAACGGTGAAAGCAATATCTCTTTCAACGGACACAAATCTGCTATCACAGTCATGCATTATGACACACTGGGAGCGCGGCTTGTTACTGGATCCAAG GACACAGATGTGATTGTGTGGGACATAATAAACGAGTGTGGATTGTACAGGCTCAAAGGACACAAAGACGCCATCACACAAGCTTTGCTCTTAAAGGACAAAAATTTGCTTGTCACAAG CTCAAAGGACAGCTTTGTAAAATGGTGGGATTTGGATACCCAGCACTGTTTTAAGACAATGGTGGGCCACCGCAGTGAG GTGTGGGGAATGGTTCTGTTGAACCAGGAGTCCAGGCTGCTGACTGGATCTGCTGACAGTGAGCTCCGAGCCTGGGACATCGATTACCTAGAGGAG AGTAAAGAAGTAGGGGAGCCACAGCAGAAGAAAGGAAAATGTCTCCttggtgctgatgatgatgataatgaagaaGTTCCTAATGAAGAACCAGAAGAT AGAATCCTCAGCTGTACGAAAGCTGGCTCTATTCTGAGAGAAGCCAGAGACCGGGTTGTGTCCTTGATTGCCGATCCCAAAGCTAAAGTCTTGGCATgccat GGCCTTGATAGCACTTTGGAGATCTTTGCTGTGCTGCCAGAGGAAGACATTCAgaagaaaatggaaagaaagctGAAAAAGGCCAAGAAGAAGGCCAA GTCTCAGGATGGTGGTGCAGATGCAACAGATATAGTTGTGGAGTGCAAGCTGACCGATGAGATCCAAAAGCTGGCCAGTATAAAAGCCTCCTCTAAGATCAG GTCGGTGGACTGCCTTCTGTCTCCTAATGGTGAAATGAAAGTGGCTCTGTTGCTGCAGAATAACACAATAGAGACTTTCAGTCTAAAGACAACAGAAAAGACCCCTACAGGCACCAAGACGTCTCGACTCACCCTGGGTGGCCACCGCACAGATGCCAGGACATTGTCTTTCAGCTCAGACAACATTGCAATCCTGTCTGCTTCTGGAGACACTGTCAAAGTCTGGAACAG GGCTACGTTGCAGGTGATCCGCACCATGACATGCGAGTACGCGCTCTGCTCACTGTTTGTGCCTGGAGATAGACAGATCATTGTGGGAACTAAG AGTGGAAAGATTCAGATTTTTGACTTGGCCTCTGGCAGCCTGCTGGAGACTGCAGAAGCTCATGAGGGAGCTCTGtggtccatctgtctctctcctgaTCAG agaGGAATTGTAACTGGAGGAGCAGACAAGATGGTGAAATTCTGGGATTTTGAGCTCATAAAGGACAAAGAATCAGGAGCCAACAA GAGACTGACAGTGAAACACACTCGCACACTACAGTTGGATGAGGATGTGCTGTGTGTGCGCTTTAGTCCTGATCAGAGACTGTTGGCAGTGTCTCTCCTCGACTGCACTGTGAAAATattctacacagacacactaaag TTTTTCCTGTCTCTGTATGGACATAAACTGCCTGTGCTGTGTTTGGACATTTCACAC GATAGTGCACTGATAGCCACTGGATCAGCAGACAGAAACGTGAAGGTCTGGGGTTTGGACTTTGGTGACTGCCATCGCTCGATGTTTGCTCATGATGACAG CGTAATGTTCCTTCAGTTTGTCCCCAAAACCCATCTGTTTTTCACAGCCGGAAAGGACAGAAAGATCAAACAGTGGGATGCTGACAAGTTTGAACACATCCAGACCCTGGAG GGACACCATGGTGAAGTGTGGTGCCTGGCCATCAGTCCCAATGGAGACCACGTTGTCTCTTCCTCTCATGATAAGTCCCTCAGGCTTTGGGAGAGAACCAGGGAGCCTATCATCctagaggaggagaaagagatg GAAAGAGAAGCAGAATTTGAAGAATCTTTAGCCAAAGGAGATGAGCCCGTG GTCCCTGGTGAGGCCAAAGGCGAGGCTGAACCTGCAGGGAAGAAGACTATAGAGACAGTCAAAGCT GCGGAGCGCATGATGGAGGCACTGGAGCTGTACAGAGAGGAGAGCAAGAAGTTGGAGCAGCACAAAGCTGCCTGTGAGGCAGCAGGAAAGCAG TTACCTCCACCAACGATGAACCCAATTCTTGTGGCTTATGGAAGTATTTCA CCTTCTCGCTATGTTCTGGATGTCATTAAGAAGGTCCGGTCCAG TGAGTTGGAGGTGTCTCTACTGGTGCTGCCGTTTCCATATATCCCTGATCTTCTTCTCCTCTTAAACACTTACATACAACAGGGCCTGGAGGTAGAGTTGGTCTGCCGCTGCCTCTTCTTCCTGCTCAG AATCCACTTTGGGCAGATCACCAGTAACCAAATGCTGCTGTCAGTCATTGATGAGCTGAGGACAAACACAATCTCCAAAGTGCGGGAGATCAGG GATTTGCTGGGCTTTAACAGCGCAGGCCTTCAGTTCCTGCAGCGGGAGATTGAGAGCAAAGAAGACGTGATGTTCTTTGCTGATGCCACAGATCGCTTtgaggagaagaagagaaagaggagaaagagagagcgggCCATTCTGACCATCACATAA